A genome region from Armatimonadota bacterium includes the following:
- the fabG gene encoding 3-oxoacyl-[acyl-carrier-protein] reductase has translation MGRLDGRVAIVTGASGGIGRAIALALAEAGAAVVVHYATRRGSAEAVREAIVSRGGRAVVVQADVATAEGARAVVAAALREFGRVDILVNNAGALRDTLVLRMSEEDWRSVLDVNLTGAFLCTKAVLREFVRQHRGRIINIASVVAEVGNPGQANYVAAKAGLIGLTKAVAREVASRGITVNAVAPGYIQAGMTESLREEQMAALLEQVPLGRAGKPEEVAAAVVFLASDDAAYITGQVLNVDGGLVMR, from the coding sequence ATGGGTAGGCTGGACGGGCGGGTGGCCATCGTCACCGGCGCGTCGGGCGGCATCGGGCGGGCCATCGCCCTGGCGCTGGCCGAGGCGGGGGCGGCGGTGGTGGTGCACTACGCCACCCGCCGGGGCAGCGCCGAGGCCGTGCGGGAGGCGATCGTCTCCCGGGGCGGGCGCGCGGTGGTGGTGCAGGCCGACGTCGCCACGGCGGAAGGCGCGCGGGCGGTGGTGGCCGCGGCCCTGCGGGAGTTCGGCCGGGTGGACATCCTGGTCAACAACGCCGGCGCTCTGCGGGATACCCTGGTCCTGCGGATGAGCGAGGAGGACTGGCGCTCGGTCCTGGACGTCAACCTCACCGGGGCGTTCTTGTGCACCAAGGCCGTGCTGCGGGAGTTCGTTCGCCAGCACCGGGGGCGGATCATCAACATCGCCTCGGTGGTCGCCGAGGTGGGCAATCCCGGGCAGGCCAACTACGTGGCGGCCAAGGCCGGCCTCATCGGCCTGACCAAGGCCGTGGCCCGGGAGGTGGCCTCCCGGGGCATCACGGTAAACGCCGTGGCCCCCGGGTACATCCAGGCGGGGATGACCGAATCCCTGCGCGAGGAGCAGATGGCGGCCCTCCTGGAGCAGGTTCCCCTGGGGAGGGCAGGGAAACCTGAGGAAGTGGCCGCGGCTGTGGTCTTTCTGGCCTCGGACGACGCCGCCTACATCACCGGCCAGGTCCTCAACGTGGACGGGGGGCTGGTCATGCGGTGA
- a CDS encoding HIT domain-containing protein, which translates to MRQLWAPWRVEYIRQGTPGACIFCAAAEGSDDRAALVVARGRRCFVLLNRFPYNSGHVMVVPYRHCSRLADLEDAEATELIRYTDYSVRAAERALRPEGYNIGLNLGRAAGAGIEDHLHVHVVPRWVGDTNFMPVLGDVKVIPEHLEDTRRRLAEAFAAVLREAGEGER; encoded by the coding sequence ATGAGACAGCTGTGGGCGCCGTGGCGGGTGGAGTATATCCGACAGGGAACGCCGGGAGCGTGCATCTTCTGCGCGGCGGCCGAAGGATCCGACGATCGCGCGGCGCTGGTGGTGGCCCGGGGGCGGCGCTGCTTCGTGCTGCTGAACCGCTTTCCCTACAACAGCGGCCACGTGATGGTGGTGCCCTACCGCCACTGCAGCCGGCTGGCGGACCTGGAGGATGCCGAGGCGACTGAACTGATCCGGTATACCGACTACTCCGTCCGGGCCGCCGAGCGCGCCCTGCGCCCGGAGGGGTACAACATCGGCCTGAACCTGGGCCGGGCCGCCGGGGCGGGCATCGAGGACCACCTGCACGTGCACGTGGTGCCGCGGTGGGTGGGCGACACCAACTTCATGCCCGTCCTGGGCGATGTGAAGGTGATTCCCGAGCACCTGGAGGACACCCGCCGCCGCCTGGCCGAGGCGTTTGCCGCCGTGCTGCGGGAAGCCGGGGAGGGTGAACGGTGA
- the fabF gene encoding beta-ketoacyl-ACP synthase II, with protein sequence MAQRRVVVTGVGVVTPIGIGKEAFWASLVAGRSGVRRISRFDPSAFDTQIAAEVLDFDPTAFMDRKDVRRNDRFVQFAYAAARMALDDAGFTITPRNAGEVGVLIGSGIGGAETWENQHQTLLERGPGRVSPFFIPMIIINMASGIVSILTGARGPNSAVVTACATGGHAIGDAMRIIQRGEATAMLAGGTEAAITPLSVAGFCSMKAMSTRNDEPHRACRPFDAGRDGFVMGEGAGVVLLEDLGHALRREARIYCELVGYGMSADAYHITQPDPEAEGATRSMANALRDAGIDPAEVDYINAHGTSTPYNDRTETLAIKRVLGPHARRVAVSSTKSMTGHLLGAAGGVELIACALAIERQILPPTINYEVPDPDCDLDYVPNRARPAEVRVAMSNAFGFGGHNATLVVRRYDGR encoded by the coding sequence ATGGCCCAGAGGCGGGTGGTGGTGACCGGGGTGGGGGTGGTGACCCCCATCGGCATCGGGAAGGAGGCCTTCTGGGCGTCGCTGGTGGCCGGGCGCAGCGGCGTGCGCCGCATCAGCCGGTTCGACCCGTCGGCGTTCGACACCCAGATCGCCGCCGAAGTCCTGGACTTCGACCCCACCGCCTTCATGGACCGCAAGGACGTCCGCCGCAACGACCGCTTCGTCCAGTTTGCCTATGCCGCGGCGCGGATGGCTCTGGACGACGCGGGATTCACCATCACCCCCCGCAATGCCGGCGAGGTGGGGGTCCTCATCGGGTCGGGCATCGGCGGGGCGGAGACGTGGGAAAACCAGCACCAGACCCTGCTGGAGCGCGGGCCCGGCCGGGTGAGCCCCTTCTTCATCCCCATGATCATCATCAACATGGCCTCGGGGATCGTGAGCATCCTCACCGGCGCCCGGGGACCCAATAGCGCGGTGGTCACCGCCTGCGCCACCGGCGGCCACGCCATCGGGGACGCGATGCGCATCATCCAGCGGGGCGAGGCGACGGCGATGCTGGCCGGGGGGACGGAGGCGGCCATCACCCCCCTCAGCGTCGCCGGCTTCTGCTCCATGAAGGCGATGTCCACCCGCAACGACGAGCCCCACCGGGCCTGCCGCCCCTTCGACGCCGGGAGGGACGGGTTTGTGATGGGGGAGGGGGCGGGGGTGGTCCTGCTGGAGGACCTGGGGCACGCCCTGCGGCGGGAGGCCCGCATCTACTGCGAACTGGTGGGGTACGGGATGAGCGCCGACGCCTACCACATCACCCAGCCGGATCCGGAGGCCGAGGGCGCGACCCGCAGCATGGCCAACGCCCTCCGGGATGCCGGCATCGATCCCGCAGAGGTGGACTACATCAACGCCCACGGCACCAGCACCCCTTACAACGACCGCACCGAGACCCTGGCCATCAAGCGGGTGCTGGGTCCCCACGCCCGGCGGGTGGCGGTGAGTTCCACCAAGTCCATGACGGGTCACCTGCTGGGCGCCGCGGGAGGTGTGGAGCTGATCGCGTGCGCGCTGGCCATCGAGCGCCAGATCCTGCCGCCCACCATCAACTACGAGGTGCCGGATCCGGACTGCGACCTGGACTACGTGCCCAACCGGGCGCGGCCCGCCGAGGTGCGGGTGGCCATGTCCAATGCGTTCGGGTTCGGCGGGCACAACGCCACCCTGGTGGTCCGTCGGTATGACGGGCGCTGA
- a CDS encoding beta-ketoacyl-ACP synthase III, producing the protein MRGSTITGIGRYVPARVLTNKDLEAMVDTTDEWIVTRTGIRERRIAAPEEATSDLALEASREALAAAGVRPEQVDLIIVGTATPDMLFPATACILQDRLGARRAGAFDLSAACSSWVYAAAVAHGYIASGLADTVLVVGSETLSKITNWKDRNTCVLFGDSAGAVVMQPCPPGQGFLSFYLGADGSGGPLIQLPAGGSRIPSSFESVERNLHYLQMNGREVFKFAVRCIPRAIEEAVQRAGLRLEDVTWFIPHQANIRIIDAAAERLGQPREKFFINVDRYGNTSSASVPVALYEAVREGRIRPGDVAVLVAFGGGLTWASCALRWTMGAARG; encoded by the coding sequence ATGCGCGGATCCACCATCACCGGTATCGGCCGCTACGTTCCCGCCCGGGTCCTGACCAACAAGGACCTGGAGGCCATGGTGGACACCACCGACGAGTGGATCGTCACCCGGACCGGGATCCGGGAGCGCCGCATCGCGGCCCCCGAGGAGGCCACCTCCGACCTGGCCCTGGAGGCGTCCCGGGAGGCGCTGGCCGCGGCCGGGGTGCGGCCCGAGCAGGTGGACCTGATCATCGTCGGCACGGCCACGCCCGACATGCTGTTTCCCGCCACCGCCTGCATCCTCCAGGATCGCCTGGGGGCGCGCCGGGCCGGAGCCTTTGACCTGTCGGCGGCCTGCAGCAGCTGGGTGTACGCGGCGGCGGTGGCCCACGGATACATCGCCAGCGGGCTGGCCGACACCGTGCTGGTGGTCGGGTCGGAGACCCTCTCCAAGATCACCAACTGGAAGGACCGGAACACCTGCGTCCTGTTCGGCGACTCGGCCGGGGCGGTGGTGATGCAGCCCTGTCCGCCGGGGCAGGGGTTTCTGTCCTTCTACCTGGGCGCCGACGGCTCCGGAGGGCCGCTGATCCAGCTGCCGGCCGGCGGGTCCCGCATCCCCAGCAGTTTCGAGTCGGTGGAGCGCAACCTGCACTACCTGCAGATGAACGGCCGGGAGGTGTTCAAGTTTGCCGTCCGCTGCATCCCCCGGGCGATTGAGGAGGCGGTGCAGCGGGCGGGCCTGCGGCTGGAGGACGTGACCTGGTTCATTCCCCACCAGGCCAACATCCGGATCATCGACGCCGCCGCCGAGCGCCTGGGCCAGCCCCGGGAGAAGTTCTTCATCAACGTCGATCGCTACGGCAATACCTCCTCGGCCTCGGTGCCGGTGGCCCTCTATGAGGCCGTGCGGGAGGGGCGGATCCGGCCCGGCGACGTGGCGGTCCTGGTGGCGTTCGGGGGCGGCCTGACCTGGGCGTCGTGCGCGCTGCGGTGGACGATGGGGGCGGCCCGGGGGTAG
- the plsX gene encoding phosphate acyltransferase PlsX, whose translation MPGAGSPVRIAVDAMGGDHAPAAAVAGAVAACRDLGVEVTLVGPQAVVEAELARHRPLPPGVHVVDAPEVVEMHESPALAVRRKRRSSIVVAVEQVREGYADGMVSAGHTGAVMGAALLRLGRVPGVDRPALAAVLPTLAAHPVVLLDVGANVDCRPHHLVQFALMGSVYARQVLGVGEPRVGVLSNGTEESKGSELTLRTASLLRASGLPFVGNVESRDVLSGVAHVVVCDGFVGNVVLKFGEGLALAIRDIVKAELRGLRGALLRAYLAPLAGRVRRMYRRIDYREYGGAPLLGIAGVCIVAHGSSNARAIRNAIRVAAEAVASRVTDTLQAQLPQLMAPVSPPGGDGARSRDS comes from the coding sequence GTGCCCGGGGCCGGATCCCCCGTGCGGATCGCGGTGGACGCCATGGGGGGCGACCATGCGCCGGCGGCCGCGGTCGCCGGCGCGGTGGCGGCCTGCCGCGACCTCGGGGTGGAGGTCACGCTGGTGGGACCCCAGGCGGTGGTGGAGGCGGAACTGGCGCGGCACCGGCCGCTGCCGCCCGGGGTGCACGTCGTGGACGCCCCCGAAGTGGTGGAAATGCATGAGTCCCCGGCGCTGGCGGTCCGGCGCAAGCGGCGGTCGTCCATCGTGGTGGCGGTAGAGCAGGTGCGCGAGGGGTACGCGGACGGGATGGTCAGCGCCGGCCACACCGGCGCCGTCATGGGGGCGGCCCTGCTGCGCCTGGGGCGGGTCCCGGGGGTGGACCGGCCAGCCCTCGCCGCGGTCCTGCCCACCCTGGCCGCTCACCCGGTGGTCCTCCTGGACGTGGGCGCGAATGTGGACTGCCGGCCGCACCACCTGGTGCAGTTCGCGCTGATGGGCAGCGTGTACGCCCGGCAGGTCCTGGGCGTGGGCGAGCCGCGGGTGGGCGTGCTCAGCAACGGCACCGAGGAGAGCAAGGGATCCGAGCTCACCCTGCGGACGGCGTCCCTGCTGCGGGCGTCCGGGCTGCCCTTTGTGGGCAACGTGGAATCCCGCGACGTCTTGTCGGGCGTGGCCCACGTGGTGGTCTGCGACGGTTTTGTGGGCAACGTGGTCCTGAAGTTCGGCGAGGGTCTGGCCCTGGCCATCCGCGACATCGTCAAGGCCGAGCTGCGCGGCCTGCGGGGCGCGCTCCTGCGAGCCTACCTGGCCCCCCTGGCGGGCCGGGTGCGGCGCATGTACCGGCGCATCGACTACCGGGAGTACGGCGGCGCGCCGCTGCTGGGCATCGCCGGTGTGTGCATCGTCGCCCACGGCAGCAGCAACGCCCGCGCCATCCGCAATGCCATCCGGGTGGCGGCCGAGGCGGTGGCGTCGCGGGTCACCGACACCCTGCAGGCCCAGCTGCCCCAGCTGATGGCGCCGGTGTCGCCGCCGGGCGGGGACGGCGCGCGCTCGCGCGACTCGTAG
- a CDS encoding HAD-IIA family hydrolase: MIRRRPQRVYRGYAVDLDATVYLGDTLLPGADRAVDTLRRSGARVVFLSNNPLYTREDHAAKLTRLGIPTPPEDVINSSAVLARYLASTAPGARLFVIGEESVKSELAAAGLRLVERPEDVDYVVACFDRTFDYRKLRAGFAALRRGARFVATNLDPYCPTPDGGLPDAGAVVAALEAATGRRVEEVAGKPSPIMARVLLERLGTPVEDTLVVGDRLETDVVLGKKMGCATAVVLTGATTPEMVERCPEPPDFVLATLAEVVPDGVAPGRQGDDRGSPPVG, from the coding sequence ATGATCCGCCGGCGCCCCCAGCGTGTCTACCGGGGGTACGCCGTAGACCTGGACGCGACGGTGTACCTGGGAGACACCCTGCTGCCCGGCGCGGACCGCGCAGTGGACACGCTGCGGCGGAGCGGGGCCCGGGTGGTGTTTCTGTCCAACAATCCTCTGTACACCCGGGAGGACCATGCGGCCAAGCTCACGCGCCTGGGCATCCCTACACCGCCCGAGGATGTGATCAACTCCTCCGCTGTCCTGGCCCGATACCTGGCGTCCACCGCGCCCGGGGCGCGCCTCTTTGTCATCGGCGAGGAGTCGGTGAAAAGCGAGCTCGCAGCCGCGGGCCTGCGGCTGGTGGAGCGGCCCGAGGATGTGGACTACGTGGTCGCGTGTTTCGACCGGACCTTCGATTATCGCAAACTCCGGGCGGGGTTTGCCGCCCTGCGCCGGGGCGCCCGCTTTGTGGCCACCAACCTCGACCCGTACTGCCCCACGCCCGATGGAGGCCTGCCCGACGCAGGAGCGGTGGTGGCGGCTCTGGAGGCCGCCACCGGCCGGCGCGTGGAGGAGGTGGCGGGCAAGCCCTCGCCCATCATGGCCCGGGTCCTCCTGGAACGCCTGGGCACCCCGGTGGAGGACACGCTGGTGGTGGGTGACCGGCTGGAGACGGACGTGGTCCTGGGCAAGAAGATGGGGTGCGCCACCGCGGTGGTGCTGACCGGTGCCACCACCCCGGAGATGGTGGAGCGTTGTCCAGAGCCGCCGGACTTCGTCCTGGCCACTCTGGCGGAGGTGGTCCCCGACGGTGTCGCGCCCGGGAGGCAGGGGGACGACCGGGGGAGCCCTCCGGTCGGCTGA
- the acpP gene encoding acyl carrier protein, translating into MATVFERVKNIVVEQLGVSADEVSPESSFVDDLGADSLDVVELVMALEEEFGVEIPDEEAEKIATVGEAVKYIEAHLSEHATE; encoded by the coding sequence ATGGCAACGGTGTTTGAGCGCGTCAAGAACATCGTGGTGGAGCAGCTGGGCGTGTCGGCCGACGAGGTGTCCCCCGAGTCGTCGTTCGTCGACGACCTGGGGGCGGACTCCCTGGACGTGGTGGAGCTGGTGATGGCCCTGGAAGAGGAGTTCGGGGTGGAGATCCCCGACGAGGAGGCCGAGAAGATCGCCACCGTGGGGGAGGCCGTCAAGTACATCGAGGCCCACCTGAGCGAGCACGCCACCGAGTAG
- a CDS encoding DinB family protein: MRVGTAGLTDRAGFHPAHLYAYLEAARARLLQWVGGLTDEQYAREFPFGHRSIRATLVHTASAEWTYGRRLRGEVVPPPEERPFARFARTGVQPLAAAWAELAAQTRQTLAAITDWTAPVEYAGLDGVRIRTTTGGIAAQLLFHEVHHRAQVMAMLRQCGVSAQNLDYSILMFERLPSSEG, encoded by the coding sequence ATGCGCGTGGGAACTGCTGGCCTGACCGACCGCGCCGGATTTCACCCGGCGCACCTGTATGCCTACCTGGAAGCGGCGAGGGCCCGACTGCTGCAGTGGGTGGGCGGGCTCACCGACGAGCAATACGCCCGGGAGTTCCCGTTCGGCCACCGTTCCATCCGGGCGACCCTGGTGCACACGGCCTCCGCCGAGTGGACCTACGGGCGCCGCCTGCGCGGGGAGGTGGTGCCCCCGCCTGAGGAGCGGCCGTTCGCCCGGTTCGCCCGGACCGGGGTGCAGCCCCTGGCGGCGGCGTGGGCGGAGCTGGCGGCGCAGACCCGGCAGACCCTGGCGGCCATCACCGACTGGACCGCGCCGGTGGAGTACGCGGGCCTGGACGGGGTCCGCATCCGCACCACCACCGGAGGGATCGCCGCCCAGCTGCTGTTCCACGAGGTGCACCACCGGGCGCAGGTGATGGCCATGCTGCGCCAGTGCGGCGTATCCGCCCAGAACCTGGACTACTCGATCCTGATGTTCGAGCGCCTGCCGTCCTCGGAGGGCTGA
- the rnc gene encoding ribonuclease III, with protein sequence MTGAEHTAAPTPTAVPPDRDARLAELEARLDVRFRDRRLLDLALRHGSYGPVVPGEPRQSYERLELLGDAVLNLVVCDHLYHRYPEASEGDLAKLRARIVSEPWLARVASSLDLGRYILLGKGEEKAGGRARPALLADVLEAILGAVYVDSGYGVAHAVATRLLQDAFDALEEPSEDYKSELQELLQQRERRIPRYRIRGQEGPDHARVFVATVEAGGRILGEGRGPSKKQAEQAAARDALRRLTLRERTPEPAEEVPAAPAGDQAPAGAVSGGRRRRRRRHGRGHR encoded by the coding sequence ATGACGGGCGCTGAGCACACGGCCGCGCCGACGCCCACCGCCGTGCCCCCCGATCGGGACGCCCGGCTGGCCGAGCTGGAGGCCCGGCTGGACGTACGCTTCCGGGACCGGCGGTTGCTGGACCTGGCCCTGCGCCACGGGTCGTACGGTCCCGTGGTGCCCGGCGAGCCCCGGCAGAGCTACGAGCGGCTCGAGCTGCTGGGCGACGCGGTCCTCAACCTGGTGGTCTGCGACCACCTCTACCACCGCTATCCGGAAGCCTCCGAGGGGGACCTGGCCAAGCTGCGGGCCCGCATCGTCAGCGAGCCGTGGCTGGCCCGCGTCGCCTCGTCCCTGGACCTGGGCCGGTACATCCTGCTGGGCAAGGGAGAGGAAAAGGCCGGCGGGCGTGCCCGGCCGGCCCTGCTGGCCGACGTGCTGGAGGCGATCCTGGGCGCCGTGTACGTGGACTCGGGCTACGGGGTGGCTCACGCCGTGGCCACCCGGCTGCTGCAGGACGCCTTCGACGCCCTGGAGGAGCCCAGCGAAGACTACAAGAGCGAGCTGCAGGAGTTGCTGCAGCAGCGCGAGCGCCGCATCCCCCGCTACCGCATCCGGGGCCAGGAAGGCCCGGACCACGCCCGGGTCTTTGTGGCCACGGTGGAGGCCGGTGGGCGCATCCTGGGCGAGGGACGCGGCCCCAGCAAGAAACAGGCGGAGCAGGCGGCGGCCCGGGACGCCCTCCGCCGCCTGACGCTGCGGGAGCGAACTCCCGAGCCCGCGGAGGAGGTCCCGGCCGCCCCGGCCGGCGACCAGGCACCGGCCGGGGCGGTCTCCGGGGGCCGCCGCCGGCGGCGGCGCCGCCACGGACGGGGGCACCGATGA
- the fabD gene encoding ACP S-malonyltransferase, with amino-acid sequence MIAFVFPGQGAQYAGMGRAMADAFPEAREIFARADAVLGFDLSRLCWEGPEEDLGLTPNTQPAILATSLACLAVLQARGIRPQAAAGLSLGEYAALVSAGVLDPEDALRVVRLRGIFMQEAAAGRQTAMAAILGLDPAAVERVCAEASVRGVVEPANFNSPGQVVIAGDDQAVEEGIARARAAGARRAVRLAVSAPFHTSLMRPAAHRLAEVLAGIPLRDPRILVVSNVTAAPVRRAEEIRRLLVEQVASPVRWEMSVRTLAHAGVTTFVEVGPGTSLSGMVRKTVPHARTLHVEDPASLEEALAALAREPAAEGGPHG; translated from the coding sequence ATGATCGCATTCGTCTTTCCGGGTCAGGGTGCCCAGTACGCCGGCATGGGACGGGCGATGGCCGACGCCTTTCCCGAAGCCCGCGAGATCTTCGCCCGCGCCGACGCCGTCCTGGGCTTTGACCTGTCGCGCCTGTGCTGGGAGGGTCCGGAGGAGGACCTGGGCCTGACCCCCAACACCCAGCCGGCCATCCTGGCGACCAGCCTGGCGTGCCTGGCCGTCCTGCAGGCCCGGGGGATCAGGCCCCAGGCCGCGGCGGGCCTCAGCCTGGGGGAGTACGCCGCCCTGGTGTCCGCCGGCGTCCTGGATCCCGAGGACGCCCTGCGGGTGGTCCGGCTGCGGGGGATCTTCATGCAGGAGGCGGCTGCGGGGCGGCAGACGGCCATGGCCGCCATCCTGGGACTGGACCCGGCGGCGGTGGAGCGGGTGTGCGCTGAGGCCTCGGTGCGCGGGGTGGTGGAGCCGGCCAACTTCAACAGCCCCGGGCAGGTGGTCATCGCCGGCGATGACCAGGCCGTGGAGGAGGGGATCGCCCGGGCCCGGGCGGCCGGCGCCCGGCGGGCGGTACGGCTGGCCGTCAGCGCGCCGTTCCATACCAGCCTGATGCGGCCGGCGGCCCACCGGCTGGCCGAGGTCCTGGCGGGCATCCCTCTGCGGGATCCCCGCATCCTGGTGGTGAGCAACGTGACGGCGGCGCCCGTCCGGCGGGCCGAGGAGATCCGCCGCCTGCTGGTGGAGCAGGTGGCGTCCCCCGTGCGGTGGGAGATGTCGGTGCGGACCCTGGCCCACGCGGGGGTGACCACTTTCGTGGAAGTCGGGCCGGGCACGAGCCTGTCGGGCATGGTGCGGAAGACGGTTCCCCACGCCCGGACCCTGCACGTGGAAGATCCGGCCTCCCTGGAGGAGGCGCTCGCGGCCCTGGCCCGGGAGCCGGCGGCCGAGGGAGGCCCTCATGGGTAG
- a CDS encoding CBS domain-containing protein, translated as MRTVAAFMARAVITASPEETVAAVARRLAEHRIGGAPVVDPEGRIVGIVTLRDLVGQPPYRPVREVMTRQVITVSPGERITDAYDLMKRHGVGRLPVVDEAGRVVGVVTRGDLLHELGRLTDPLTGLPWSGTLRQQAADLLKAGREITVLFIDLDDFGLVNKLYGHVVGDRVIQAVAALVRDHTDPARDSVCRYAGDEFAIVSTRSAAEATALARRLREAIVELDVPGAPPGSISASVGIAGGKRTAERHDIHYEATVDDLLTLASRASTLAKRTEERILHGAQIPPAAPHPGPGPTRRAAIRRIDLGVEEGRGTATVELEWDGHRATGQAAGPALGTAGLRLLVDATVTAARQWLPPQWEVAVEEISRTPLDQGEAVHILLVAARPGGGPHYLLGSALFTADPHEAVVRATMKAVNRILAQARRIEG; from the coding sequence GTGAGGACCGTCGCCGCATTCATGGCCCGCGCCGTGATCACCGCCTCGCCCGAGGAGACGGTCGCGGCGGTCGCCCGGCGGCTGGCGGAGCACCGGATCGGCGGCGCGCCGGTGGTGGATCCGGAGGGCCGGATCGTGGGCATCGTCACCCTCCGGGACCTGGTGGGCCAGCCTCCCTACCGGCCGGTTCGCGAGGTGATGACCCGCCAGGTGATTACCGTCTCGCCGGGGGAGCGGATTACCGACGCCTACGACCTGATGAAGCGCCACGGGGTGGGGCGGCTGCCGGTGGTGGACGAAGCCGGGCGGGTGGTGGGGGTGGTGACCCGGGGAGACCTGCTCCACGAGCTGGGCCGCCTCACCGACCCCCTCACGGGCCTGCCCTGGTCTGGCACCCTGCGCCAGCAGGCGGCCGACCTGCTGAAGGCCGGACGGGAGATCACCGTGCTGTTCATCGACCTGGACGACTTCGGCCTGGTGAACAAACTGTACGGGCACGTGGTCGGAGACCGGGTGATCCAGGCGGTGGCGGCCCTGGTGCGAGATCATACCGATCCCGCCCGGGACAGCGTCTGCCGGTACGCCGGCGACGAGTTTGCCATCGTCTCCACCCGCAGTGCCGCCGAGGCCACCGCCCTGGCCCGCCGCCTGCGGGAGGCGATTGTCGAGCTGGACGTGCCGGGAGCGCCCCCGGGCAGCATCAGCGCGTCGGTGGGAATCGCCGGGGGCAAGCGCACCGCCGAGCGGCACGACATCCACTACGAAGCCACCGTGGACGACCTGCTCACGCTGGCCAGCCGGGCGTCCACCCTGGCCAAGCGCACCGAAGAGCGCATCCTCCACGGGGCGCAGATTCCCCCGGCCGCCCCGCATCCGGGGCCGGGTCCGACGCGGCGGGCGGCGATCCGGCGGATCGACCTGGGGGTGGAGGAGGGGCGGGGGACCGCCACGGTGGAGCTGGAGTGGGATGGCCACCGCGCCACCGGGCAGGCCGCCGGGCCCGCCCTGGGCACCGCCGGCCTGCGCCTGCTGGTGGACGCCACGGTGACGGCCGCCCGGCAGTGGCTGCCTCCGCAGTGGGAGGTGGCGGTGGAGGAGATCTCCCGCACGCCGCTGGACCAGGGCGAGGCGGTGCACATCCTGCTGGTGGCCGCACGCCCGGGCGGCGGTCCCCACTACCTGCTAGGTTCCGCGCTGTTCACCGCCGACCCGCACGAGGCCGTGGTCCGGGCCACCATGAAGGCCGTCAACCGCATCCTGGCCCAGGCCCGCCGGATCGAAGGGTAG